Proteins encoded within one genomic window of Ideonella dechloratans:
- the prfB gene encoding peptide chain release factor 2 (programmed frameshift): protein MDVERINAIGTTLADLTQRTLDLRGYLDYDRKALRLNEVNATLENPDIWNDPKRAQELGKEKKQLDEVVGTIDHLTANLSDNTELFEMSKEENDVAGLEAIEADAEKLREIVERLEFRRMFSNPADPSNCFIDIQAGAGGTEACDWAGMLLRQYLKYCERKGFKTTMEDETPGDVAGIKSATIKVEGEYAYGHLRTETGVHRLVRKSPFDSAGGRHTSFASLFVYPEIDDSIEIDINPADVRTDTYRASGAGGQHINKTDSAVRLTHIPTGIVVQCQDSRSQHSNRDVAWRRLRSRLYDHEMRKRMEEQQKLEDTKTDVGWGHQIRSYVLDQSRIKDLRTNVEISNTQKVLDGDLDAFIAASLKQGL from the exons ATGGACGTCGAACGCATCAATGCCATTGGCACCACGCTGGCCGACCTGACCCAGCGCACGCTCGACCTACGGGGGTATCTT GACTACGACCGCAAAGCACTGCGGCTGAACGAGGTCAACGCCACCCTCGAGAACCCGGACATCTGGAACGACCCCAAGCGGGCGCAGGAACTGGGCAAGGAAAAGAAGCAGCTCGATGAAGTCGTCGGCACCATCGACCACCTGACCGCGAACCTCTCGGACAACACCGAGCTGTTCGAGATGTCCAAGGAAGAAAATGACGTGGCCGGGCTGGAGGCCATCGAGGCCGACGCGGAGAAGCTGCGCGAGATCGTGGAGCGGCTGGAATTCCGCCGCATGTTCAGCAACCCGGCCGACCCGAGCAACTGCTTCATCGACATCCAGGCGGGTGCCGGTGGCACCGAGGCCTGCGATTGGGCCGGCATGCTGCTGCGCCAGTACCTGAAGTACTGCGAACGCAAGGGCTTCAAGACCACGATGGAAGACGAGACGCCGGGCGACGTGGCCGGCATCAAGAGCGCCACCATCAAGGTCGAAGGCGAGTACGCCTACGGCCACCTGCGCACCGAGACCGGCGTGCACCGCCTGGTGCGCAAGAGCCCCTTCGACTCGGCCGGCGGCCGCCACACCTCGTTTGCCTCGCTGTTCGTCTACCCGGAAATCGACGACTCGATCGAGATCGACATCAACCCGGCCGATGTGCGCACCGACACCTACCGTGCCAGCGGCGCGGGCGGCCAGCACATCAACAAGACCGATTCGGCCGTGCGCCTGACGCACATCCCGACGGGCATCGTCGTGCAGTGCCAGGACAGCCGCTCGCAGCACAGCAACCGGGACGTGGCCTGGCGCCGCCTGCGCTCGCGCCTGTACGACCACGAGATGCGCAAGCGCATGGAAGAGCAGCAGAAGCTGGAAGACACCAAGACCGACGTCGGCTGGGGTCACCAGATCCGCTCCTATGTGCTGGACCAGAGCCGCATCAAGGATCTGCGGACCAACGTGGAAATCTCCAACACCCAGAAGGTGCTGGACGGTGACCTCGATGCGTTCATCGCCGCCAGTCTGAAGCAGGGCCTCTGA